Proteins encoded together in one uncultured Desulfosarcina sp. window:
- a CDS encoding DUF177 domain-containing protein, which translates to MLTIPIRSIREAGWLLNEAVEAVKLPLLAELSRKEDIRFVQPVQVRIVATLAGETVLIEGEVHTGVHLRCSRCLTPFDLNVQSEFSVTAVAASAELPADALVGETELAADEMDVLLYSGDSIDLSEEIAQQIIMALPFNPLCIETCKGLCNQCGADLNRSTCRCKTQDAGNPFSVLKNLSLPEKRE; encoded by the coding sequence ATGCTTACCATTCCTATCCGCAGTATTCGTGAAGCCGGTTGGCTTTTGAACGAAGCGGTGGAGGCCGTCAAACTCCCGCTTCTGGCCGAATTATCCCGCAAAGAGGATATCCGGTTCGTCCAGCCGGTCCAGGTTCGCATTGTCGCGACACTGGCCGGGGAAACCGTATTGATCGAAGGCGAGGTCCATACCGGGGTACACCTTCGATGCAGCCGGTGCCTGACGCCGTTCGATCTGAACGTACAATCCGAGTTTTCCGTAACGGCCGTGGCGGCGTCGGCCGAATTGCCGGCCGATGCCCTGGTTGGCGAAACCGAACTGGCGGCCGATGAAATGGACGTGCTCCTTTACAGCGGCGACAGCATCGATCTGAGCGAGGAGATCGCCCAGCAGATCATCATGGCCCTGCCCTTCAACCCGCTGTGCATAGAAACCTGCAAGGGCCTGTGCAACCAATGCGGGGCCGATCTCAACCGATCGACCTGCCGATGCAAGACCCAAGACGCGGGCAATCCTTTTTCCGTCCTGAAGAATCTCTCGCTTCCTGAAAAAAGGGAGTGA
- a CDS encoding cytoplasmic protein — MSESEQIDFTVDRKNLYREESITDLKVASIRRMVPVTESGDDDPSRTPIFLGHTQILTPQGPLPLQARLMANNLQEAMDAFPAAMEQEMAQMIEQLRKMQEEEQRKQRDDSRIIVPGR, encoded by the coding sequence ATGAGCGAATCAGAACAAATTGATTTTACAGTTGATCGTAAAAATCTTTATCGGGAAGAATCCATCACCGACCTTAAAGTGGCATCTATCCGCAGAATGGTGCCCGTCACCGAAAGCGGCGATGATGATCCCAGCCGGACGCCGATTTTCCTTGGCCATACCCAGATCCTCACCCCCCAGGGGCCGCTGCCGCTGCAGGCCAGGTTGATGGCCAACAACCTGCAGGAAGCCATGGACGCCTTCCCTGCGGCAATGGAGCAGGAGATGGCGCAAATGATCGAACAACTCCGCAAAATGCAGGAAGAGGAGCAGAGAAAGCAGCGCGACGATTCGCGGATTATTGTTCCCGGACGGTAA